A window of the Pungitius pungitius chromosome 3, fPunPun2.1, whole genome shotgun sequence genome harbors these coding sequences:
- the LOC119214631 gene encoding SLIT and NTRK-like protein 5 isoform X1, which translates to MRGCIRLLCLKKNHRLTRDRFNHSRRLHSRSSCCLDGDGEKGSDSFPAITKSSGIWDDTSYQYRTRVSWGILSQDKMHIWILKISLLIASSLRLIEMYDNYGEICRNLCTCEEKEGILTVSCENRGIIRLTEISPVHFSVYHLLLTGNLLKKLSVNDFINYTGVTILHLGNNDISEIESGAFNGLQGLKRLHLNNNKIEVIRDDTFAGLESLEYLQIDYNYISNIEPNALSKLYQLTVMILNDNLLSALPTNIFRNVPLTHLDLRGNRLKMFPYIGLLEHMDKVVELQLEENPWNCSCELIALKAWLESIAYTALVGEVVCATPFRLHGRDLDEVSKQELCPRRPLEDTVRPAPPSSTNGYYHTTPSAVTASATSSAVFRSSSRPTKGTRQFNRTRLKPTSRIPGGNPYNYGPIIAFQTKSPVPLDCPTACTCNLQISEIGLNVNCQERKIESISDLKPKPYNPKKMYLTGNYIPVVRRSDFVDAVGLDLLHLGNNRISLIHDRAFGDLTNLRRLYLNGNLMDRLTGEMFFGLQNLQYLYLEYNKIKEVDAGTFRYLTNLQLLFLNNNLLKTLPVGIFSSLSLSRLNLRNNHFQNLPVSGVLDQLKMLVQMDLFENPWDCSCDIVGMKIWLEQLSAGTVVNEVVCEMPRRHTGMDLRSIQSEQLCPDYSDAKVSPTPPTDEPMDDRAATTGAPQKFNTPSSTVPLSVLILSLLLVFIMSVFVAAGLFVVVMKKRKKSQSDRTSTNNSDISSFNLQYSLYSNRSGPKVKAPAGHVYEYIPHPMGHMCKNPIYRSREGNTVEDYRDLHELKVTYSSTPDDERDSSTMRSPAYSVSTIEPRDNPSPIPDADHFFRGMLDHDKQHPHPSIPAGANLEYKYTGPVSYTYNANFDVRRQFLHPERIRETVLYGTAPSTVYVEPNRNEYLELKAKLQSEPDYLEVLEKQTTFSQF; encoded by the exons ATGAGAGGCTGCATTCGtttattatgtttaaaaaaaaatcatcgtCTAACCCGCGATCGGTTTAATCATAGCAGGCGATTACATTCCCGGTCCTCATGTTGTTTGGACGGAGATGGAGAGAAGGGATCTGACAGTTTCCCCGCGATTACCAAGTCATCGGGAATTTGGG ATGACACCTCATACCAGTACCGCACTCGAGTGAGCTGGGGCATCCTCTCCCAGGACAAAATGCATATCTGGATTCTCAAAATAAGCCTTCTGATTGCATCATCTCTGAGGCTGATCGAGATGTATGACAATTATGGCGAGATCTGTCGGAACCTGTGTACATGCGAGGAAAAGGAAGGGATCCTGACGGTGAGCTGCGAGAACCGGGGCATCATCAGACTAACAGAGATCAGCCCGGTCCATTTCTCCGTATACCACCTCCTGCTGACAGGGAATCTCCTGAAGAAGCTGTCAGTCAACGATTTCATCAATTACACAGGAGTGACCATCCTGCACTTGGGGAACAATGATATATCCGAGATAGAGTCAGGTGCCTTCAATGGACTCCAGGGATTAAAAAGGTTGCACCTGAATAACAACAAGATCGAGGTTATCAGAGACGACACCTTTGCAGGACTGGAGAGTTTGGAATATCTACAGATTGATTATAATTACATCTCAAATATAGAGCCCAATGCCTTGAGCAAACTATACCAACTTACAGTGATGATTTTGAACGACAACCTGCTCTCTGCCCTGCCGACAAATATCTTTCGGAATGTTCCCCTTACACACCTGGACCTGAGGGGGAACCGGTTAAAAATGTTCCCCTACATCGGCCTCTTGGAACACATGGACAAAGTTGTGGAATTACAACTTGAGGAGAATCCGTGGAATTGCTCCTGCGAGTTGATCGCTCTGAAGGCTTGGCTTGAGAGTATAGCATACACGGCTCTGGTGGGGGAAGTGGTCTGCGCGACTCCGTTCAGGCTCCACGGTAGGGACCTGGACGAGGTGTCCAAGCAGGAGCTCTGCCCAAGAAGACCCTTGGAAGACACTGTAAGGCCTGCACCCCCTAGCAGCACAAATGGATATTATCACACCACACCTTCTGCCGTCACCGCCTCCGCCACCTCATCGGCTGTTTTTAGGTCCTCCTCTAGGCCGACCAAGGGCACGCGGCAGTTTAACAGAACTAGGTTAAAGCCCACTTCCCGAATACCAGGGGGTAACCCTTACAATTATGGCCCCATCATTGCTTTTCAGACCAAATCTCCTGTGCCTTTGGACTGTCCCACTGCCTGCACGTGCAACCTGCAGATATCTGAGATTGGGCTGAATGTCAACTGCCAAGAGAGAAAGATTGAAAGCATTTCTGATCTAAAACCCAAGCCATACAATCCTAAAAAAATGTATCTCACTGGAAATTACATCCCTGTGGTGCGGAGATCAGATTTTGTGGATGCCGTTGGATTGGATTTGCTTCACCTGGGAAACAACAGGATAAGTCTGATCCACGACAGGGCTTTCGGGGATTTAACCAACCTGCGTAGGCTGTATTTGAATGGTAATCTCATGGACAGGCTCACAGGAGAaatgttttttggtttgcagAACTTGCAGTACCTTTATTTAGAGTACAACAAAATCAAGGAGGTCGATGCGGGAACTTTTCGTTACCTCACTAATCTCCAGCTACTCTTCCTCAACAACAACCTTCTGAAAACCTTACCTGTGGGCATCTTTTCCAGCCTCTCCCTGTCTAGACTTAATCTCCGCAACAACCATTTCCAAAATCTGCCCGTGAGTGGTGTTTTAGATCAGCTGAAGATGCTGGTGCAGATGGATCTGTTTGAAAACCCCTGGGACTGCTCCTGCGACATAGTGGGAATGAAGATATGGCTGGAGCAGCTCAGCGCTGGCACCGTGGTCAACGAGGTTGTGTGCGAAATGCCACGGCGCCACACAGGAATGGATCTGCGCTCCATCCAATCGGAGCAGCTCTGCCCGGACTACTCTGACGCTAAAGTCTCTCCAACGCCCCCTACAGACGAGCCCATGGACGACAGGGCCGCCACGACAGGAGCACCTCAGAAGTTCAACACCCCCAGCAGCAccgtccccctctctgtcctcatcctcaGCCTCCTGCTTGTCTTCATCATGTCTGTCTTTGTGGCCGCGGGGCTGTTTGTGGTCGTGATGAAGAAACGCAAAAAGTCCCAAAGTGATCGTACTAGCACCAACAACTCCGACATCAGCTCTTTCAACTTGCAGTACAGCCTCTACAGCAACCGCTCCGGCCCCAAAGTGAAAGCCCCAGCCGGACACGTCTACGAGTATATCCCCCACCCCATGGGCCACATGTGCAAAAACCCTATTTACAGATCACGAGAAGGCAACACAGTAGAGGATTACCGTGACCTCCACGAGCTCAAGGTCACGTACAGCAGTACCCCGGATGATGAGAGGGACAGCAGTACCATGAGGAGTCCTGCATACAGCGTTAGTACCATCGAGCCACGTGATAACCCCTCCCCTATACCGGATGCAGACCATTTCTTCAGAGGCATGCTAGATCACGATAAGCAGCACCCCCATCCGTCCATCCCGGCCGGCGCCAATTTAGAGTACAAGTACACAGGGCCTGTGTCGTACACGTACAACGCAAATTTTGATGTCAGACGTCAGTTCTTGCACCCGGAGAGGATAAGAGAAACGGTGCTTTATGGCACAGCACCGAGTACTGTTTATGTCGAGCCCAACAGAAATGAGTATTTGGAGCTAAAAGCCAAACTGCAGTCTGAGCCCGATTACCTTGAAGTTCTTGAGAAACAGACCACCTTTAGCCAGTTCTGA
- the LOC119214631 gene encoding SLIT and NTRK-like protein 5 isoform X2, with translation MHIWILKISLLIASSLRLIEMYDNYGEICRNLCTCEEKEGILTVSCENRGIIRLTEISPVHFSVYHLLLTGNLLKKLSVNDFINYTGVTILHLGNNDISEIESGAFNGLQGLKRLHLNNNKIEVIRDDTFAGLESLEYLQIDYNYISNIEPNALSKLYQLTVMILNDNLLSALPTNIFRNVPLTHLDLRGNRLKMFPYIGLLEHMDKVVELQLEENPWNCSCELIALKAWLESIAYTALVGEVVCATPFRLHGRDLDEVSKQELCPRRPLEDTVRPAPPSSTNGYYHTTPSAVTASATSSAVFRSSSRPTKGTRQFNRTRLKPTSRIPGGNPYNYGPIIAFQTKSPVPLDCPTACTCNLQISEIGLNVNCQERKIESISDLKPKPYNPKKMYLTGNYIPVVRRSDFVDAVGLDLLHLGNNRISLIHDRAFGDLTNLRRLYLNGNLMDRLTGEMFFGLQNLQYLYLEYNKIKEVDAGTFRYLTNLQLLFLNNNLLKTLPVGIFSSLSLSRLNLRNNHFQNLPVSGVLDQLKMLVQMDLFENPWDCSCDIVGMKIWLEQLSAGTVVNEVVCEMPRRHTGMDLRSIQSEQLCPDYSDAKVSPTPPTDEPMDDRAATTGAPQKFNTPSSTVPLSVLILSLLLVFIMSVFVAAGLFVVVMKKRKKSQSDRTSTNNSDISSFNLQYSLYSNRSGPKVKAPAGHVYEYIPHPMGHMCKNPIYRSREGNTVEDYRDLHELKVTYSSTPDDERDSSTMRSPAYSVSTIEPRDNPSPIPDADHFFRGMLDHDKQHPHPSIPAGANLEYKYTGPVSYTYNANFDVRRQFLHPERIRETVLYGTAPSTVYVEPNRNEYLELKAKLQSEPDYLEVLEKQTTFSQF, from the coding sequence ATGCATATCTGGATTCTCAAAATAAGCCTTCTGATTGCATCATCTCTGAGGCTGATCGAGATGTATGACAATTATGGCGAGATCTGTCGGAACCTGTGTACATGCGAGGAAAAGGAAGGGATCCTGACGGTGAGCTGCGAGAACCGGGGCATCATCAGACTAACAGAGATCAGCCCGGTCCATTTCTCCGTATACCACCTCCTGCTGACAGGGAATCTCCTGAAGAAGCTGTCAGTCAACGATTTCATCAATTACACAGGAGTGACCATCCTGCACTTGGGGAACAATGATATATCCGAGATAGAGTCAGGTGCCTTCAATGGACTCCAGGGATTAAAAAGGTTGCACCTGAATAACAACAAGATCGAGGTTATCAGAGACGACACCTTTGCAGGACTGGAGAGTTTGGAATATCTACAGATTGATTATAATTACATCTCAAATATAGAGCCCAATGCCTTGAGCAAACTATACCAACTTACAGTGATGATTTTGAACGACAACCTGCTCTCTGCCCTGCCGACAAATATCTTTCGGAATGTTCCCCTTACACACCTGGACCTGAGGGGGAACCGGTTAAAAATGTTCCCCTACATCGGCCTCTTGGAACACATGGACAAAGTTGTGGAATTACAACTTGAGGAGAATCCGTGGAATTGCTCCTGCGAGTTGATCGCTCTGAAGGCTTGGCTTGAGAGTATAGCATACACGGCTCTGGTGGGGGAAGTGGTCTGCGCGACTCCGTTCAGGCTCCACGGTAGGGACCTGGACGAGGTGTCCAAGCAGGAGCTCTGCCCAAGAAGACCCTTGGAAGACACTGTAAGGCCTGCACCCCCTAGCAGCACAAATGGATATTATCACACCACACCTTCTGCCGTCACCGCCTCCGCCACCTCATCGGCTGTTTTTAGGTCCTCCTCTAGGCCGACCAAGGGCACGCGGCAGTTTAACAGAACTAGGTTAAAGCCCACTTCCCGAATACCAGGGGGTAACCCTTACAATTATGGCCCCATCATTGCTTTTCAGACCAAATCTCCTGTGCCTTTGGACTGTCCCACTGCCTGCACGTGCAACCTGCAGATATCTGAGATTGGGCTGAATGTCAACTGCCAAGAGAGAAAGATTGAAAGCATTTCTGATCTAAAACCCAAGCCATACAATCCTAAAAAAATGTATCTCACTGGAAATTACATCCCTGTGGTGCGGAGATCAGATTTTGTGGATGCCGTTGGATTGGATTTGCTTCACCTGGGAAACAACAGGATAAGTCTGATCCACGACAGGGCTTTCGGGGATTTAACCAACCTGCGTAGGCTGTATTTGAATGGTAATCTCATGGACAGGCTCACAGGAGAaatgttttttggtttgcagAACTTGCAGTACCTTTATTTAGAGTACAACAAAATCAAGGAGGTCGATGCGGGAACTTTTCGTTACCTCACTAATCTCCAGCTACTCTTCCTCAACAACAACCTTCTGAAAACCTTACCTGTGGGCATCTTTTCCAGCCTCTCCCTGTCTAGACTTAATCTCCGCAACAACCATTTCCAAAATCTGCCCGTGAGTGGTGTTTTAGATCAGCTGAAGATGCTGGTGCAGATGGATCTGTTTGAAAACCCCTGGGACTGCTCCTGCGACATAGTGGGAATGAAGATATGGCTGGAGCAGCTCAGCGCTGGCACCGTGGTCAACGAGGTTGTGTGCGAAATGCCACGGCGCCACACAGGAATGGATCTGCGCTCCATCCAATCGGAGCAGCTCTGCCCGGACTACTCTGACGCTAAAGTCTCTCCAACGCCCCCTACAGACGAGCCCATGGACGACAGGGCCGCCACGACAGGAGCACCTCAGAAGTTCAACACCCCCAGCAGCAccgtccccctctctgtcctcatcctcaGCCTCCTGCTTGTCTTCATCATGTCTGTCTTTGTGGCCGCGGGGCTGTTTGTGGTCGTGATGAAGAAACGCAAAAAGTCCCAAAGTGATCGTACTAGCACCAACAACTCCGACATCAGCTCTTTCAACTTGCAGTACAGCCTCTACAGCAACCGCTCCGGCCCCAAAGTGAAAGCCCCAGCCGGACACGTCTACGAGTATATCCCCCACCCCATGGGCCACATGTGCAAAAACCCTATTTACAGATCACGAGAAGGCAACACAGTAGAGGATTACCGTGACCTCCACGAGCTCAAGGTCACGTACAGCAGTACCCCGGATGATGAGAGGGACAGCAGTACCATGAGGAGTCCTGCATACAGCGTTAGTACCATCGAGCCACGTGATAACCCCTCCCCTATACCGGATGCAGACCATTTCTTCAGAGGCATGCTAGATCACGATAAGCAGCACCCCCATCCGTCCATCCCGGCCGGCGCCAATTTAGAGTACAAGTACACAGGGCCTGTGTCGTACACGTACAACGCAAATTTTGATGTCAGACGTCAGTTCTTGCACCCGGAGAGGATAAGAGAAACGGTGCTTTATGGCACAGCACCGAGTACTGTTTATGTCGAGCCCAACAGAAATGAGTATTTGGAGCTAAAAGCCAAACTGCAGTCTGAGCCCGATTACCTTGAAGTTCTTGAGAAACAGACCACCTTTAGCCAGTTCTGA